AGCTACGGAAAGCTGAAAAGGAAACATGCAGGCTAAGGGGAAGGTCGAAGAAAAGAATACTTTTTCACAGAAAATTACCATTAATTCTtctaataatgaataataaaaacagCCGTAAGAATTAGATGAGTTCCTTATTGTACTGGAAACACTGAAAGAGACAGTCTCAATTACAATACCAAATTCTAGATCACCCATTCAATGCGggaatttttgttttctaattgtATATTTCCCACagaaccaaattgatttttcttttcttcatcgcCTCACCAGGAAGGAAGGTTCTACACTTGTACTACTTCTATCTGAATGCGGAGTAGCAGAATAGCCAGCTTcttgttagaaaaaaaagagaaagcagTTAGCTATACAAAAACTAACACACCACTACCAGCACTATCGCCGTCTCTCCGGAGCAACCAGAAGTCGCACGCTCGTTTTCGTTTTACCTCGTGTTAGGTTAGCTACCTCCCCAGTCACCAGTGTCTAATAGCCAGCACGATAAACTCACTCTCTCTTCTCCCCTTAACCGTCTACCTCGATGAATCTctctctaaaattaaaataactctctctctctctctctcattcaAAGCATTCAATGTAAACGAACCCACTGGTAGCGACCCTCCAACGGCATATCTCTAACAATATCAAAGTTGTACCTGCATACAAGGAAAAGTTATTAGTTAGTTAGGGTTCGTTTATGGCTCCGCTACACTGTAAGCACGTCCACATTCCGTATCCTGTGTCGCccgagaaaaaaagaaaagggaaaagttagCTTGTAGCCATCAACAGATTTAGTATACCACTACTTACTTCTCTACGAATCGCTTCTGCTCGTACTTTTCAGCCATTGCGAAAAACTCTTCGATCTCCGCCTTCGCCGGTTCCTTGACTTTTCGTTTCTCGGTCACCTCCGCCGAAGACTTCGCCGGAAACATCGTCGATTCTTCCGAGTCTCCAGAAAACTCACTCAACAAGCTGAACAGACAACCAATAACGAATAAATAAATGATGCATTGTTTTAGTGGCAACGTTTGGTTAGAAAATTGTTCGCgaatatatgaaaaagaagGTAGAATGAACTAAAACCTGGACGATTTGAAATTGTGCTTGGTTGAATGTACCGTTTTGAAACCCTTGGTCTGCATTAACCAGCGAATatcaataaatacatataaaaaaaaattaaatagattaattaaaGACAGTAATTAgagtaagaaagaaaaaactacaAGGACTGTTTTGCATCCAAAAATATTTGGACGCAAATCGGAAAACTATGAAAGTGCACAATTCATAATAGGTCAGAATTTGAAGGCCCAAAACCTGCAGATCTAACGGCGCAGTGTGGAGCTCCTTAACGTGGCTAGAGCTACAGCACGAGCGATCAGAGCAAGGTTCACCAGAAACCACGGTGCCGGCGGAATTGACGGAAGCTTCCGGCGACACGGTAGTGTCGAAAAACCAGTGGTGCGTGTCGGAAGAGCGTAACTGGGAGGTCTTGCGTTTCTTGGAAATGGTGGGTTCACTTGAAGATGCTTCCTCCATAGGCACAATTGTGACAGTGCATCGTTTACACTCactcattttttgttcttgttcttttattgATCCTCTCTCTCTGTGTGAGGTTGTTTCTATTTTCAGATGGGCTAGTCGTATAGATGGAGGTGGAAGGAGCTTAAAAAGAGGGTGATCACAGAGGAATATTTACTGACCGTAGTGATTCCATCCATGAACGGTTCAGATTTAATTTATTCATCAACAGGTGGCCCCTCTTGTCTCCCTCTCTTCGTCCTTCCCGCTAAACGACATCGTTAGGCTGTTCGGTTACGCccaaaaactaaattaactttacctttaaatattaaatgaagaTAGATAAAACATAGGttcaattttggatttttatagGAATATACTCGTTAAATTCCTTCAAAAggaattttttcaaattaaaaaaatataaataatcatttctAAAATCTATCCATCTCTACTAACTAAATCAATCATCAAAaatggattttaaatttaatttaatttcatagtaaagaaaattttatatatatttatatattataaattggtattttctttaattatatgtgaaaatttcaataattataggACTTTAGTTAGCCAAATATCAAAATGTGAACCTGTTCCTATGCTTATTTGCAACATCCCACGTGAAACGCTTCCTTCTCTGCATACAGTAGACCTTTTACAGAGTAAAATTTTTGTTTCCTAtcctttttatttaaagtagATAAAACTCTTTTCACTCATTTAcatagagaaaaatatttttttaaggtatatttcaattatagattttataaatatctaataaataaataaatgaaattaaccTTTACTTCAACTAAAGTTAATTTCTTAGAAGGTAAagttatttagtttttcaaagGAACTAATTCTTCTCTAAAATGGTTACCTTTtagtaatgtaattttttaaatttaatttaactttatacataaattaattttttacttgcagcataactgtttttttttattatgtatctTTAGAAACATTATTCTTAGAAAAATTTATCACTGTGTAAAAAAAAGAGTACAATGATTgtagatttttaataaaatatatgagatTCAATAACAAAACCTTTTTAAGGAATATCTTAAgtttaaacatgtaaaaaatttcaatcatTTCAAGTTAATTAGAcgtaagatttttaaaatatattttccgtTCTCTAAATTACTTATCATTAGTATTCTctcaatttatttgaatatataaattattcttgaaattgaataggttattttaaattttatccatttcatttttatttacatacTACATTTTCTTAaggacttgttttttttttcttttgtcttattcatttttatttatattcctatCTTGAATTACAGTaatctatatttaaaaaattaccaatacatacaaatatttttatatcacaacttaaaatgtaaaatataaacgATATTCGTGCAGCCTTTAAAACTGAAAGTATTTGATAACTAACAAGTCTCTTGTTACGGTACTTTCGTGAATTTTTGTActtgttttcaaatattatacaaaaaatctataatatatatttgaaatttcatCATAGGAAACATTtcttaataaattgtttttctatatCATTGCATGTTGAGATGAGAAATATACCATACATGGCATGAAAAGGTAAATATCGTGGTGAATATATAGTCATAAATAAACTTTAGGGTAAAGTTTTATTGAATTTCAACTGTTGCATCTTAAAAGCAAATTATGATTCCgtttcaaaatagttttcatGGAGACTTAATCTACCATTAACGTTTGGAATCTTTAAGCTTTAATTATTgtcatgataatcaattacaattaatcaagggtgtctccttctaaaaattctttcaaattaaaaataagagaaaagaaaaaaacttcgttttctttattattgaaGGAAAATGTTGAGCTGTTAATTTCATAGTAATCCCTTGTTCAAAGTTAAATATCTGTGTATgctataagaaaaatataggTAAACTTTTGTGTCtccttatatttaaaaatatattatatgaataaaataaaaatataaaccaataaaaattattgttataatattctaattgttttatattatctCTTCTcattcacaaatatttattttccttgtatttaataaaaatttatgttatgaaaatcttaaaaatttgaGAAGGGGAAAAGTGTAATgaaaacattcattattataatatttctttcacttatatataatatctcattgattATAGCCGCTTATACAGTTTACTTGTAGATTCCTTACACATGACATTTGTAACCTCCTCTATAAATCATCTACAGTCTTCCTTATAGATCTGCTCAAGTAGTCTTACAATCCAGCTAAGGAACATGTAATCCTACCATGCAAGAACAAAGACCACACCTTCACCCCCACATAAGGAATGTTCAATACCCGAACAACTCTTCCAATGCACATAAGGTAAAGGAAGCAGATATCCACAAATAGAACCAAGATTTATtaggtacaacaagtagactTATCCTCCACTCCCATGCTCATCAATCACACACTCATGTACCCAACATTCACTCGTGCTTCAATCTCAATCACAAgtcaaaattgaatataaacaTAAACACAGCTTCTCAAGCTTGTTCCACGTCCATTCTTCAACAAATTCaccatttttttacataaatacaTTGTGAtgatcgattatcacttttgatgatcaattatcacttttgat
This genomic stretch from Vigna radiata var. radiata cultivar VC1973A chromosome 7, Vradiata_ver6, whole genome shotgun sequence harbors:
- the LOC106767739 gene encoding cyclin-dependent kinase inhibitor 7 isoform X2, with protein sequence MSECKRCTVTIVPMEEASSSEPTISKKRKTSQLRSSDTHHWFFDTTVSPEASVNSAGTVVSGEPCSDRSCCSSSHVKELHTAPLDLQTKGFKTVHSTKHNFKSSSLLSEFSGDSEESTMFPAKSSAEVTEKRKVKEPAKAEIEEFFAMAEKYEQKRFVEKYNFDIVRDMPLEGRYQWVRLH
- the LOC106767739 gene encoding cyclin-dependent kinase inhibitor 7 isoform X1; amino-acid sequence: MSECKRCTVTIVPMEEASSSEPTISKKRKTSQLRSSDTHHWFFDTTVSPEASVNSAGTVVSGEPCSDRSCCSSSHVKELHTAPLDLQTKGFKTVHSTKHNFKSSSLLSEFSGDSEESTMFPAKSSAEVTEKRKVKEPAKAEIEEFFAMAEKYEQKRFVEKYNFDIVRDMPLEGRYQWVIWNILSIPSYDDSPIFCGDHVCLVAKK